In the bacterium HR17 genome, GAACGCCCCTTGCCAAAGGGCATGCAGCACAGCGACGGGCGCGACCCCTGACAGCCATCCCAACCCGGCTGCCGCCGTCAACCCTGCTGTTAACCCAACGACCGACGGCACAACCGCATCGCCGACGATGCGTCGCAAATTCCGTGCAACGGTTTGGCTCACGGTCGCTCCCACACCATCGCTTTAAATTGCCAGCGCAAGGCTAACGGGTGTTGGTCGGCGTAGTGGGGCGATTGCGGGTCTTCGCTTTGACCGGGCGGCAGGATGTTGAAGCCGTGCGGTGGGTCGGCAACTTCCACAAGTTGGATGTAAGCGCCGCGATTGGGTCCAGGAACGGGCGGCAAGGGGTCAAATCGCCACAGCGGTTTGCGAAAACCCCAATTGACCAGTTCGCCCCGTTCCTTACGCAACCGCTCCAACGCCGTTCGCAGTGCCCGCACCATTGCGGCGTCTTTGCCCTCACCGTTCAAGTAATCCCGCGACAACTTGCGGGGCGGTTTGTCCGCCAGCACATACCACAGCAAACTCGGCTGGATAGCGGTGCGGAACAAGTTTTTGTCGCCGAAATCGCCCAAGTCGTCAGCGAACACGACCTCCTGCAGCGCGTCAAACCACGCCTCAAAGACCGTCGCTGCGACGCTACCTTCACTGCGCTGATTGTCCCATCGCCGGAGCAAATCAGCGACCATCCGCATTTCAAGGTCATCGGGCGCAACCCGATGAAGGGCACGCAACAGCAAAGGCTTGAAAAAGTCCGCCCGCACATCGTAGCCTTCAATGTCCACGACGAAACGGCGCAAATCGTCCAGCGTGAGTCGGGGTTTGCTGCGGAGCAAGTCAGCGATGCGCTTGACATGGTGGACGGCACCCCAACGCGGCAAATCGCCGTTGTCCCACCAAACAGCAGGCTTGTTGTTCCAGTTAGCGAAGAAACCTTGCGGCGGGTTGATTTGCTGCGGCAATTTCCCAAAGGGGATGACACCTTGCCAGTCAAATTCGCCCGTGCCCGGCGTCGGAAAGCGCGGGTCAACGCCCTCGGCGCGCACCGGATAGCGACCGCAAAACCAAAAGCCGATGTCACCGTCTTTTGTGGCGACAAAGAAGTTGTGGCTGGTGGCGATGTGCCGACACGCATCGGCAAACGCGCGAAGGCTCGTCGCTTTGTGGAAAGCGTAGATGGCAGTGAGCGCGCCCAACTCTTTGCCCTGATAGGCTTTCGCTCGGGCGTAAGCGATGCCTGCCTTTTCGTCCCAACTGAGGACGACGCCGTGCACCGTTCGGCAAACTTCCACCTGCACGGGCTCCGCTTTACCCTTGACGAAAATGAGTTCCACGCGCCGCTCCATCGGTCGCCATTCGCCCCGATACAGGTAGCGGTATTTGCTGTCCTTGCTCAAGTGCTCGGCAAAGATGTCCACATTGTCGCCTGCCCCGCTGGTCGTCGTCCACGCCAAATGACGGTTCATGCCGATGAGCACGATGGGGATGCCCGCGAAAGTCATGCCGCGCACCTGAAACTTGGGGCAATAGAGGGCGATTTCGTAGGCGACGGACGGCGTGCCCGTCGCCATTTGTGGACCGCCAACTAAAAGCGGCTTGCCTGTCGCAGAGTTTTCCGGTGCGACGACCATCGCGTAACTGCCAAAGCGCGTGAACAGACCGAGCCGCCGGCACCATTGCACACTGTCCCACTCCTCTGCGATGCGGGTAGCGTGCACGAGTGGGGCGAGGGACGCAGGGCAGGGGACGAGCGCTTGAGTTTTCCGTTTCTCCGTCCCGCGTCCTCCGCCCCGCATCCCGTCCGTCACCGTCGTCGGTGCCGTCGGGTCGTTTTGCCATGCTAAATCGTCCAAGACGCTTATCGCTTGCGCGCCAAACTTCAGTTGCAGATAGAGCCGCAACTGTAGCATCCGCAACTCTTCGCCGCCTGAACTGCCGAACCGCTCCGCCATCATGTGGGCGATGGCGATGGTGTCGGTCGGTTTCCACGCGCGCAATCGCGTGACGCCCAACGCTTTGAGCCGTTGAGGCATCGGGCGTTTGCCCGCATTGACTTGGGCGATAACGGCGTTCACGCCGTCGGCAAAGGCTTTCAAAACCAGTTGCTCCTCGGCGCTGAGGGCGGCGAATTGCTCCCAGCGTTCCGCTTCGGTGTAGCCTAAGATGCGCCGCTGTTTGTCTTGCTCCAACGCGCTTTCACCCATCAGTTCCGCCAGTTCGCCTCTCGCTGTGCGCCGATAAAGTTCCATTTGCGCCAATCGGTCCTGCGCTTGCACATAACCGCTGCCGTAAAAGACGCCGTAAAGGCTGGGGGCAAAAATGTGGGGCACGCCGAAGCGGTCGCGGACGACGCTGATGCTCGCCGCACCGACCCGAACCGTCTCCCTTTTTTGCGCCATCCCCGTGACACTTATCACCGCAAGCCAACCGCACAGTGCCACCAAACGAATTATCAACCGACACACCGTTCATCGCCCCCTTTCCCGCAGCAAACTTTAACGCGGCATCGCGACGGAGTCTGAGCGCATTGGGTCGCGCCCGCGATGGGTGATGCAACGGAGAGGGACAACGCCACAGCCGCAGCCAAAGGTTTGTGCTGCATCGCAGGGAGTGACCGCACCAAACCGCTGCATTGCGCTGAGCGCTATCTTAAGGAAGTGCTCCCCCAGAAACGACAGCCGTCAGGGTTCAAAAGGGCGGAGGTGAGCAACGGGTGCGCTTGACTTGGCTGTTACTACTCGCCAGCGTCGTAGCAACCGTCGGTTGGGGGCAGCAGGTGCCGACGGCGACACAACCGAAGGAACGGGAAGAGATTGCCAGCGCGCCCAGTTGAACGGGCTGACCCGGCGAGGGTCAGTTGCTCGGTGCGAGCAACTTGCAAAAACGGTGGACGCTGACGGTGCGGTTCATTGACACCAAGTTGTCCCGTCCGCGCTGGCGGTGGACGCTGGATTATCGCGTCAACCGTAAGTTGCTCGTCGGCGTAGAGTGGAACCCGGCTGCGAAGGAGTTCAACCCACTGCGGTTGACTTACGACCTGACGAGCGAAACGAAAACGACGCCGCTGATTTCGCTGGGCACTTCCAGCGACCGCGTCGGCTCGCCCGAAGGAACCCAGATGTATTACCTGACCGTCGCCAAAACTTTGCCCCAAACGCAGTTAGCGCCATATGTATCGCTGGCGTATTCGGAATGGGACGATGGTTTCAATGTCCCGTTCGGCGTTTACTGGCACATCAACCCGCATTGGAACTTGCTGGCGATGAACGACGGACGCCAATCGCACCTGCTGCTGACACATCAGTGGCGGGACGGATGGATCACGGTCGGTTGGATTTGGCTGAAGCGTTTCAGCGTCAGCATCGGTTGGGGCTTTTGAGATGCCCCAAGTTAGTGTGCCCGAAAGGTGACGGTCACCAGTAGATGCGTTCAAGGAGCGTCTTATCGCGGGTTTGCCAAAGGACGAAAAGGGCGATTCCGTCCCGCGCTGACAAGGGCAAGATGCTGACGACTTTAGCGGGCGATGGCGGGGCGAGTTTTGCCCAGCGCAGTTTGTCTCCGTCCCAGCGGACAAGGTAAAGGACGCTGTGGGTGACAGTTTGAGCGGGAACGGGCGTTTTGCGGAAAGGGGTGAGGTAGAGCGGCGCTTGAACAAATGTTTGCTCCAGCAACAACTCAAGATGTCCGTCTCCATCCCAATCGCCCCACAAGCGCAAGGACGCAGGCAACTCTACCGTCTTCGTCCAGCGCCGCAAATCCAGTGCAGCATCGCCGTCAGGAATCCGCAAGATTGCACATCGTTGTTCCCTCTCTGTTTCCCAAAGTTGCACCCGCAAAGGATGCAAGGAAAACAGGCGGAATGTAGGGCGGCGTTTTTGGTGACTCCCTTCTACGACAGCGAGCCGATGGTCGTTTAGCGTCCAAAGACTTGTCGGCGACTTTGGGAAAGCAACTTCATGGGCAAGAAAAGAACGCGACCGCAAATTTTTGCCCTGCCACCAAACGACTTGCACAGCAACGCATTCGGGAGGCGGTAGGTAGGGCACGCTCAAACCGCAGGTGACGTGGGGAAACCTCGACTTCGTCCAAACCACGATAAAGTCTTTGAGCCCATCGCCATCAATGTCAGCGACATAAAAGGTCGGTTCAAGCACAGCCGGCGGTTGCGGTGGTTTCACCGTCGTGCTGCTGACCGACGATTGAGTTGGTGTTGAAAGTTGAACAGGTAACGGTGATGTCAATTGAGCGAGGGGGACAAAGCGATGCTCAGCAGGTCGGAATTGCCAAACGGTTAACCGCCAGTGACTCAGAGAAGAGTCAATGGTCACGATTTCCCCGCGTCCGTCCATGTCCACATCGGTCGCATTAAACCTCTCAAGGTCGGAAAACTTTGCAGGCAGTAGGGTGGCAGAAGCGCCATTGCCCCAACGCACTTCCAACCATTGCTCTGACTGTCGTTTCAGCCGTTTGGATTGGTGTATCACTGTGTCTGTCAATCCGTCACCGTCAAAATCGC is a window encoding:
- the pac gene encoding Penicillin G acylase, producing the protein MCRLIIRLVALCGWLAVISVTGMAQKRETVRVGAASISVVRDRFGVPHIFAPSLYGVFYGSGYVQAQDRLAQMELYRRTARGELAELMGESALEQDKQRRILGYTEAERWEQFAALSAEEQLVLKAFADGVNAVIAQVNAGKRPMPQRLKALGVTRLRAWKPTDTIAIAHMMAERFGSSGGEELRMLQLRLYLQLKFGAQAISVLDDLAWQNDPTAPTTVTDGMRGGGRGTEKRKTQALVPCPASLAPLVHATRIAEEWDSVQWCRRLGLFTRFGSYAMVVAPENSATGKPLLVGGPQMATGTPSVAYEIALYCPKFQVRGMTFAGIPIVLIGMNRHLAWTTTSGAGDNVDIFAEHLSKDSKYRYLYRGEWRPMERRVELIFVKGKAEPVQVEVCRTVHGVVLSWDEKAGIAYARAKAYQGKELGALTAIYAFHKATSLRAFADACRHIATSHNFFVATKDGDIGFWFCGRYPVRAEGVDPRFPTPGTGEFDWQGVIPFGKLPQQINPPQGFFANWNNKPAVWWDNGDLPRWGAVHHVKRIADLLRSKPRLTLDDLRRFVVDIEGYDVRADFFKPLLLRALHRVAPDDLEMRMVADLLRRWDNQRSEGSVAATVFEAWFDALQEVVFADDLGDFGDKNLFRTAIQPSLLWYVLADKPPRKLSRDYLNGEGKDAAMVRALRTALERLRKERGELVNWGFRKPLWRFDPLPPVPGPNRGAYIQLVEVADPPHGFNILPPGQSEDPQSPHYADQHPLALRWQFKAMVWERP